In one Sphingomonas sp. S1-29 genomic region, the following are encoded:
- a CDS encoding spinster family MFS transporter — MTEPQTLAAHAIADEKAIRRRGVTLALLTTTYFFSYMDRQILAILQELIKADLQLSDTQLGLLSGLAFALFYATLGIPVARLADRFNRKNIVALSLAAWSAMTAVGGLAQNFTQLLLARIGVGIGEAGSSPPSHSIIADLYPPDRRAGAMGVFSLGVVLGSAIGTSVGGLVAAAFGWRTAMYVIGMPGVVLALIVWLFVVEPRRGLSDPNRAPDAAKEPMPSLAQGFASLAASGPALHLVAAVTLTSMIGYGLTAWGPSYMQRSLGIGVRDISLYVALPGGLFGIASAVGGGKIADWLARRHGLHAQSTMVAVLKTLALPFTLGFFLFDQPVLAIGSYFLYILFANSYLGPTFALIQGLAPLRLRALWAAITLLVINLIGLGAGPTLVGVISDLLKPSFGEDSLRWSMMLFAAVTPWAIFHYWRAGVLLKRAG; from the coding sequence GTGACCGAACCCCAGACGCTGGCCGCCCATGCGATCGCCGATGAAAAGGCGATCCGCCGCCGCGGCGTTACGCTCGCACTGCTCACCACCACCTATTTCTTCAGCTATATGGATCGACAGATCCTCGCGATCCTGCAGGAGCTGATCAAGGCCGACCTGCAGCTCAGCGATACCCAGCTCGGCTTGCTGTCCGGTTTGGCCTTCGCGTTGTTCTACGCGACGCTCGGCATTCCGGTCGCGCGGCTGGCCGATCGGTTCAACCGCAAGAACATCGTCGCGCTGAGCCTTGCCGCGTGGAGCGCGATGACCGCGGTCGGCGGGCTGGCGCAAAACTTCACCCAGTTGCTGCTCGCGCGGATCGGGGTGGGGATCGGCGAGGCGGGATCGTCACCGCCGAGCCATTCGATTATCGCCGATCTGTATCCGCCCGATCGCCGCGCTGGGGCGATGGGGGTGTTTTCGCTCGGCGTCGTGCTCGGCAGCGCGATCGGCACCTCGGTGGGCGGGCTGGTCGCCGCGGCGTTCGGCTGGCGCACCGCGATGTATGTCATCGGCATGCCCGGCGTGGTGCTCGCGCTGATCGTCTGGCTGTTCGTCGTCGAGCCGCGCCGCGGCCTCTCGGACCCCAACCGCGCGCCCGATGCCGCCAAGGAACCGATGCCGAGCCTCGCGCAGGGCTTCGCTTCGCTCGCGGCTTCGGGGCCGGCGCTCCACCTGGTCGCCGCGGTGACGCTGACCTCGATGATCGGCTATGGGCTCACCGCCTGGGGGCCGAGCTATATGCAGCGCTCCTTGGGGATCGGGGTGCGCGATATCTCGCTCTATGTCGCGTTGCCCGGCGGGCTGTTCGGCATCGCCTCGGCAGTCGGCGGCGGCAAGATCGCCGACTGGCTCGCGCGGCGCCACGGGCTGCACGCGCAGAGCACGATGGTCGCGGTGCTCAAGACGCTGGCGCTGCCCTTCACCCTGGGCTTCTTTTTGTTCGACCAGCCGGTGCTCGCGATCGGATCGTATTTTCTCTATATCCTGTTCGCCAACAGCTATCTCGGGCCGACCTTCGCGCTGATCCAGGGGCTCGCCCCGCTGCGGCTGCGCGCCTTGTGGGCGGCGATCACCTTGCTGGTGATCAACCTGATCGGGCTGGGCGCCGGGCCGACCTTGGTGGGGGTGATCAGCGATCTGCTGAAGCCGAGCTTCGGCGAGGATTCGCTGCGCTGGTCGATGATGCTGTTCGCCGCGGTGACGCCCTGGGCGATCTTCCATTATTGGCGCGCGGGGGTGTTGCTGAAGCGCGCGGGGTGA
- a CDS encoding TonB-dependent receptor: MMKRQLLTACGVPALVLALANPAAAQDASATATEAAVTTQDEDPSQDTSRDIVITAQGRAQALADVPIAVSAVTSESLALSGANDIRQLNQLAPSLLVSSTGSEANGSARIRGIGTVGDNPGLESSVVTFIDGVYRSRSGIGLNELGEIDRIEVLRGPQGTLGGRNSSAGLISIVSKRPEFEFGGNGEVTYGNYDFWRLAGSLTGPITQTLAARVDGVFVKRDGFYNDPANGTTINDRDRYFVRGQLLFQPTSDIDFRLIGDYSKRDENCCAATYVDSSVNPFIGNLNNPATPITTGLPRGNNIINVLTALGQNPAAFNQGYSRDVSVTPGRDYGSASEDWGVSGQLDWRFGDVSLTSITAYRTYYNSQGGDLDYGTPDLLYNASGDGNSRLFKTFTQELRLQGSLFDDKLDWLVGGFFLDEKIRVNSNLRFGRQYGQFAACRIITGGALAALYSPTSPGCVAPGVGPATLAGAGSPDIAAGFARLSTLSDLGSTGETYRQDTRSFAAFTHNIIHLTDTLDLTLGLRYTDERKRFSASFNNDNTVCTFLQSTVSDEAFSPTSTATQRALGQALLGLGCQGNSTAELNGVSIDDERNESEFTGTAVLSWKATDDLLLYGSFTRGYKAGGFNLDKSALKLPVQTFASVGGAQALAGNLQFDPETVNAYEIGAKYATGPFSVSVAGFRQEFKNFQLNTFDGTVFIVQNVNGCTDGLNGGDRDQSKFPAAANYSAAAAATGACDTDNLGYGVLAQGVELEAQLAPIRDLRIAVGLTYADTKFRDNLVGNDRGQPLNQALRKLPGDNLSNAPEIVATSSVAWTPDIGSSGLSGLFYIDGRLTDDFNTGSDLFPQKEQDSFFLVNARVGVRGPDQRWAVELWAQNLLDKNYAQVAFNSPFQEGAANAAFQDPQYPGGRQIFSQYLAEPRTYGVTLRGSF; the protein is encoded by the coding sequence ATGATGAAACGGCAGCTGCTCACCGCCTGTGGGGTTCCCGCGCTGGTTCTGGCTTTGGCTAACCCGGCCGCCGCGCAGGACGCCAGCGCCACCGCGACCGAAGCCGCCGTGACAACGCAGGATGAGGACCCCTCACAGGATACCAGCCGCGACATCGTCATCACCGCCCAAGGCCGCGCGCAGGCGCTCGCCGACGTGCCGATCGCGGTCTCGGCGGTCACCTCCGAAAGCCTGGCGCTGTCGGGCGCCAACGACATTCGCCAACTCAACCAACTCGCGCCGTCGTTGCTGGTGTCCTCGACCGGGTCCGAAGCCAATGGTTCGGCGCGGATCCGCGGCATCGGCACCGTCGGCGACAATCCGGGCCTCGAAAGCTCGGTCGTCACCTTCATCGACGGCGTCTATCGTTCGCGCTCGGGCATCGGCCTCAACGAACTCGGCGAGATCGACCGGATCGAGGTGCTGCGCGGGCCGCAGGGAACGCTCGGCGGGCGCAACTCGTCGGCGGGCCTTATCAGCATCGTCAGCAAGCGCCCCGAATTCGAGTTCGGCGGCAACGGCGAGGTTACCTACGGCAATTATGATTTCTGGCGGCTTGCAGGCAGCCTGACCGGTCCGATCACCCAGACGCTCGCCGCCCGCGTCGACGGCGTGTTCGTCAAGCGCGACGGTTTCTATAACGATCCGGCGAACGGCACGACGATCAACGATCGTGATCGCTACTTTGTCCGCGGCCAGTTGCTGTTCCAGCCCACGTCGGACATCGATTTCCGTCTCATCGGCGATTACAGCAAGCGTGACGAAAATTGCTGCGCCGCGACCTATGTCGACAGCTCGGTCAATCCGTTCATCGGCAATCTCAACAATCCCGCCACCCCGATCACCACCGGGCTCCCGCGCGGCAACAACATCATTAACGTGCTGACCGCGCTCGGCCAGAATCCCGCAGCGTTCAACCAGGGCTATAGCCGCGACGTATCGGTGACGCCGGGTCGCGATTATGGCAGCGCATCGGAAGACTGGGGCGTGTCGGGCCAGCTGGACTGGCGCTTCGGCGACGTCTCGCTGACCTCGATCACCGCCTATCGCACCTATTATAATTCGCAGGGTGGCGATCTCGATTACGGTACGCCCGATTTGCTTTACAATGCCAGCGGCGACGGTAATTCGCGGCTGTTCAAGACCTTCACGCAGGAGCTGCGGCTGCAGGGCAGCCTGTTCGACGACAAGCTCGACTGGCTGGTCGGCGGCTTCTTCCTCGACGAAAAGATCCGGGTGAACAGCAACCTGCGCTTCGGCCGGCAATATGGCCAGTTCGCTGCCTGCCGGATCATCACCGGCGGCGCGCTCGCGGCGCTGTATTCGCCGACCAGCCCCGGCTGCGTCGCGCCCGGGGTCGGCCCGGCGACGTTGGCGGGCGCAGGCAGCCCCGACATCGCTGCGGGCTTTGCGCGGCTGAGCACGCTCAGCGACCTGGGCTCGACGGGCGAAACCTATCGCCAGGACACGCGTAGCTTCGCCGCGTTTACCCACAACATCATCCACCTCACCGACACGCTCGATCTGACCTTGGGGCTTCGCTACACCGACGAGCGCAAGCGCTTCTCGGCGTCGTTCAACAACGACAATACCGTCTGCACCTTCCTGCAATCGACGGTGTCGGACGAAGCCTTCAGCCCGACTTCGACCGCGACTCAGCGCGCGCTTGGCCAGGCGCTGCTCGGGCTTGGCTGCCAGGGCAATTCGACCGCCGAATTGAACGGTGTCAGCATCGACGACGAGCGCAACGAAAGCGAATTCACCGGCACGGCGGTGCTGTCGTGGAAGGCGACCGACGACCTCCTGCTCTACGGCAGCTTCACGCGCGGCTATAAGGCGGGCGGCTTCAACCTCGACAAATCGGCGCTCAAGCTGCCGGTGCAGACCTTCGCATCGGTCGGGGGCGCGCAGGCGCTTGCGGGCAATTTGCAGTTCGATCCAGAGACGGTGAACGCCTATGAAATCGGTGCCAAATATGCGACCGGTCCCTTCAGCGTCTCGGTTGCGGGCTTCCGCCAGGAGTTCAAGAACTTCCAGCTGAACACTTTCGACGGCACCGTCTTCATCGTCCAGAACGTCAATGGTTGCACCGACGGGCTGAACGGCGGCGATCGCGACCAGAGCAAGTTCCCCGCCGCCGCCAATTACAGCGCTGCCGCAGCGGCAACCGGGGCATGCGATACCGACAATCTGGGCTATGGTGTGCTCGCACAGGGCGTCGAGCTCGAGGCGCAATTGGCGCCGATCCGCGATCTGCGCATCGCGGTGGGGCTGACCTATGCCGACACCAAGTTCCGCGACAACCTGGTCGGCAATGATCGTGGCCAGCCGCTTAACCAGGCGCTGCGCAAGCTGCCCGGCGACAATCTGTCGAACGCGCCCGAGATCGTCGCGACCTCGTCGGTCGCCTGGACCCCCGATATCGGCAGCAGCGGGCTGTCGGGGCTGTTCTATATCGACGGTCGCCTGACCGACGATTTCAACACCGGGTCGGACCTGTTCCCGCAAAAGGAACAGGACAGCTTCTTCCTGGTTAACGCGCGCGTCGGCGTGCGCGGTCCCGATCAGCGCTGGGCGGTCGAGCTGTGGGCGCAGAACCTGCTCGACAAGAATTATGCGCAGGTTGCCTTCAACTCGCCGTTCCAGGAAGGCGCCGCCAACGCCGCGTTCCAGGATCCGCAATATCCCGGCGGGCGGCAGATTTTTTCGCAGTACCTCGCCGAGCCGCGGACCTATGGCGTGACGCTTCGCGGCAGCTTCTGA
- a CDS encoding acyl-CoA dehydrogenase family protein — MAILSEDQTMLRDMAREWADNEAPVAAFRKTRDAAPPEGYDAALWQAQAEMGWAGVLVPEAHGGAGMGFLSLGLVLEQLGRNLVASPLAATAAATSALMLGGSQAQQAEWLPRIAAGEIVATLAIDDGPHFAPDRIATRVEAGQLTGTKAFVAEGDSATLFVVAATDGLYLVSGEQGVTRNTRKLADARSHAEIVFTDAPAQKLTEGGEQLLRQVTDRAAAATAAEMLGMAESAFAQVNDYLKQRVQFGQPLSTFQALQHRMARMFTELELMRSAVEGALEAIDAKRSDVDQAVSLAKAIAGDTLNLVSREMVQLYGGVGMTDEYDAGFYLKRARVLEAMWGNAAWHRERFAKLNGY; from the coding sequence ATGGCAATATTGAGCGAAGACCAGACGATGCTGCGCGATATGGCGCGGGAATGGGCCGATAACGAAGCGCCGGTGGCGGCGTTTCGCAAGACCCGCGACGCCGCGCCGCCCGAGGGATATGATGCCGCGCTTTGGCAGGCGCAGGCCGAAATGGGCTGGGCCGGCGTGCTGGTGCCCGAAGCGCATGGCGGGGCCGGCATGGGGTTCCTGTCGCTGGGCCTGGTGCTCGAACAGCTCGGCCGCAATCTGGTCGCCTCGCCGCTGGCGGCGACCGCGGCGGCGACCAGCGCGCTGATGCTCGGGGGATCGCAGGCGCAGCAGGCCGAATGGCTGCCGCGGATCGCCGCAGGCGAGATCGTCGCGACGCTGGCGATCGACGACGGGCCGCATTTCGCGCCTGATCGGATCGCCACCCGCGTCGAAGCCGGCCAGCTCACCGGCACCAAGGCATTCGTCGCCGAGGGCGACAGCGCGACGTTGTTCGTGGTCGCTGCCACCGATGGGCTGTATCTGGTGAGCGGCGAGCAGGGCGTCACTCGCAACACCCGCAAGCTCGCCGATGCGCGAAGCCATGCAGAGATCGTCTTCACCGACGCGCCTGCGCAAAAGTTGACCGAAGGCGGCGAGCAGCTGTTGCGCCAGGTCACCGATCGCGCCGCCGCCGCCACCGCCGCCGAAATGCTTGGCATGGCGGAGTCGGCGTTCGCGCAGGTCAACGACTATCTCAAGCAGCGCGTCCAGTTCGGCCAGCCGCTGTCGACCTTCCAGGCGCTGCAGCATCGCATGGCCAGGATGTTCACCGAACTCGAGCTGATGCGATCGGCGGTCGAAGGCGCGCTCGAGGCGATCGACGCCAAGCGTTCGGATGTCGACCAGGCGGTGAGCCTCGCCAAGGCGATCGCCGGTGACACGCTCAACCTGGTCAGCCGCGAGATGGTGCAGCTCTATGGCGGGGTCGGCATGACCGATGAATATGACGCCGGCTTCTACCTCAAACGCGCGCGCGTGCTCGAGGCGATGTGGGGCAACGCCGCCTGGCACCGCGAGCGCTTTGCCAAGCTGAACGGCTACTGA